From Haloplanus vescus:
TGAGATCCCCGTCGTCCTGTTCGAAGTGACCGAGTAGAACGTCGGGGAACCCGTCACCGCCTTCGGAGAGTGATTCAGGGAGGAGCTGGAATTCACCGGCGCTGCCGCGCGGTCGAGTGTATCCAAGTACATCGCTGAAAATGTCACTTACGAACGATTGCTGCAGGTTGCGCTCAGTGAGTGACGTGCTCGTTCCCGTCCAGCCTTCCACGGCATCAACAATGTCGTCGGTATCGACTGGGCGTTCGACTTCCTGTTGCTGTAAGTACTCATCCACTAGGTCCGCGTCGAAGAGAGAGTGCTGATTAGTCGGCAAGGATATTGGGTTCTTTCTTATACAGGATACTTTGTTCTATCCCTTAACCAGTCACGGCGCCATTGTCCATCCCCTTGGCCGCTATTAAAAAATTTGTCGTGTTGGGTAAATTACTGGAATTTGAGGTAGGGTATTGAGACACCTCTGACATGACCGTGTCGCTCTCGACAATGAAACAATTTTCGCCGCCCCTGAACCGTAGTTCAACCGACCGGAACACTGAATTCCCGTTGCTATCGTATCGGACACGTCTCCCCCGTCGTCCTGTCCCCGGACGGAGAGTACGATTTTGAATGGACTCGAGATACAAAGCCGAAGCACAGCTACTGTATGATGTCGTGGACTGGTTTGCTGAAAAGTACAATTCCGGCAACCAGATGCTCGTCACGTACAAGACAGCGACTATGATATCGCGGTTTTTTGAAGCACTGGGGTATGATTGACGTGGCATTGCCTTGCCAAACGCCACATTACGTTCGACCTCAGGTGTTTCCGGAAATGCTTGGTTTCCTCAAAACGAACCGCATCACAGCGTGGTCAAACTCGGATTGAACTGAGATTGAATAGTACTTTCCGGAAACACCCCGGTCACGTTTTTAGTACTAGCCAGAAAACCAGTCTATCAATCAAAGATGATCCGCGATGCTCGCGTTCTCCGCGCCGGGTTCGTCCCTCGGGAAGTTGAGCATCGCGACGCCGAAGTTAACCACCTCTCCAGCGTTCTTGAGCCCATCACGAACGGGGAACCCGCCGACACAGCCATCGTCACTGGACCCAGCGGCGCCGGCAAGACCTGCATCTCGCAGTTCGTCACCGAACGACTCCGGGAAGAGGTCCTCGACGTCGAGACCACCTACGTCAACTGCTGGCGCAACTACACGCGGTTCCGCACGCTCTACCAGATCCTCGACGACCTCGGCGCGACCATCGACATCCACCGACAATCGACGCCGCACGACGAACTCGTCGACCGCCTCCAGCAGCACGACGGCCCGCGAACCGTCGTCATTCTCGACGAGGTCGACCAACTGGAGGACCCCAGCGTCATCTACGACCTCCACAGCCTCCCGCAGTTTGCGATCATCTGCATCGCGAACAAGGAGGAGGAGCTGTTCAGCCGCGTCGACGACCGGCTCGTGAGTCGGCTCCGTTCGAGTGAACACGTCCGGATGGACAAGTACCACGACGAGCAGCTGTACGACATTCTGAGTGCGCGGGCGAAGTGGGGCCTCGATGAGGACGTCATCACCGACGACCAGCTCTACCGGATCGCCGACGCGGCCGCCGGCGACGCCCGCCTCGCAATCGGCATCCTCCGAACAGCCGCCGGCAAGGCCGATCGTGAGAACCACGAGCGCATCACCGACGATATTCTCCTGGACGCCGCCGAGGATGCTCGGGCCCAGATCAAGCAGAAGAGCCTCGACTCGCTCACGCCGCACCAGCGCGTCGTCTACGACATCGTTCGCGAGCACGGCCCGGTCGGGCCGAGCGAGATTCACGAGCGCTATACCGAGGACGTCGATGACCCACGGACGAAGCGGACTATCCGCACGTATCTCTCGAAGATGGAGCAGTACAACCTCCTCGAGGCGGAAGGCACGAGTCGGGATCGAGAGTACTCGCTCGTCGATTCGGCAGCTGCATCGCCGATGCAGTGACCGTGACGCCGTCAGCTATCAGGAACTGAACTCGCCGAGGCCCGATTGCTCGTGGTCCAGCGGCTCGATGACCTGGGGATCGTCGTTGCCAGGGTTGTTGACTCGCGTCGAGATCTCATAAGCGTCTAGGTCGTCCTTCGGGTACGGCTGGCACAGTTCCTTGCGGGTGTCCGGGTCTGCGGCGAGCCAGTCGGACTCGGCGTCCTGCGGGAGGACGACCGGCATCCGGTCGTGGATTGAGTTCATCAGGTCGTTCGGCTCCGTCGTGAGAATCGTGACGCACGAGATCGTCTCGTCGTCGCCCTCCCAGACGTCCCAGAGCCCAGCCATCGCGAATGCGGGGTCGTCCTCCCGGTAAATCCGGTAGGGCTGCTTCGACCCGCCGTTCGGCGATTTCCATTCGTAGAACCCTGACGAGGGGACGAGGCAGGGACGTGATTTCCACGCCCGCTCGAAGACGCGTTTCTCGTCGGCAGTCTCGGAGCGAGCGTTGATGATGCCCTCCTCGGGCTCGTCCGCCCAGAACGGAATCAACCCCCAGTGGTAGGCGTCAATCTCGTCGGAGGCCTCGTTCGTGATGATGTGGAGGTCGTCGCCAGGCGCGATGTTGTATCGGGGTGTGTACCCGCCGTCCGCGACGACCTCGGCATCGAAGCGGGCCTCGAGGTCTGCTTGGTCGATGAAGAGCGAGTTTCGGCCACACATACCGAGGAGTTCGGAGGGTAGCATCTTCAACGTAATCGCACAGGAACTTCGCGTCAGCGCCGATGTTCTTAACCAACAAACAGCCCCGGAAGATCCGGTGTGTTGGTTAACTGAGCAGCAGCGGAAATAGTCAATCGTCCGCAAAACACGACGACCGAGATTGGGCTGCCATCTATCTCGTGGCTTTCCTGAAACGCGGAAGCGCCACGGCGAAGCGTATCGGGACTGTGGACAACTAGTAAACTCGCCCAGATCGCGCCCATTGACATCCTCCCATCCTTAGGGGAATGGGATTCCTCCGGTGGGGATATTGGCTATGCCGCACCCACGGAGGCAAGTTTCCCCGTGCGAGTACTCCGGTTTGTGCGCTCCTCGTTGGGACTGGCCCTCTCGGGAGAGCGTGAGAACTCCGACCAAATGTGGTCGTCCCACTTGAGGCGCACAGGCCGTGCCATCGACCCGACGTCCAGATTTACGCCAGCCTGTCGTTCGAGGAATGTCCGTGACGCACCGAGGTCGGCGTGCCCCTCGTAGCCACACGAACAGCGGAACACGTTGCCGTCCCGCTCCGTCTTCTCTCGTTCGCCACACACTGGACACTCCGCCGTCGTGTATGCTTCTGAGCGGACTTCGACCGTGATACCGTACTCCTCGGCGGTCGTGGCGAGACGATCGATGAACGAGCGATACGCCCAGAACTGGTGGGTTTTCTCGTTCACTTCCGCGCTCCAGTAGTCCACCAGCACGTCCGTAAGGTCGCCGACGTACACCGTATCGACACCTTCGTCGTATAGTCGCTCGATCAAATTCCGCACGAGAGCGTCTTGGGCGTGGTCGCGGCGGCGCGTTCGCTTGCGGTACAGGGATCGAATCCGCTGACTGCTGTTTCGGCCCTCTTGGAGTTTCGATTGGAGCCTCGC
This genomic window contains:
- a CDS encoding Cdc6/Cdc18 family protein, whose amino-acid sequence is MIRDARVLRAGFVPREVEHRDAEVNHLSSVLEPITNGEPADTAIVTGPSGAGKTCISQFVTERLREEVLDVETTYVNCWRNYTRFRTLYQILDDLGATIDIHRQSTPHDELVDRLQQHDGPRTVVILDEVDQLEDPSVIYDLHSLPQFAIICIANKEEELFSRVDDRLVSRLRSSEHVRMDKYHDEQLYDILSARAKWGLDEDVITDDQLYRIADAAAGDARLAIGILRTAAGKADRENHERITDDILLDAAEDARAQIKQKSLDSLTPHQRVVYDIVREHGPVGPSEIHERYTEDVDDPRTKRTIRTYLSKMEQYNLLEAEGTSRDREYSLVDSAAASPMQ
- a CDS encoding SOS response-associated peptidase — its product is MCGRNSLFIDQADLEARFDAEVVADGGYTPRYNIAPGDDLHIITNEASDEIDAYHWGLIPFWADEPEEGIINARSETADEKRVFERAWKSRPCLVPSSGFYEWKSPNGGSKQPYRIYREDDPAFAMAGLWDVWEGDDETISCVTILTTEPNDLMNSIHDRMPVVLPQDAESDWLAADPDTRKELCQPYPKDDLDAYEISTRVNNPGNDDPQVIEPLDHEQSGLGEFSS